Proteins from a genomic interval of Nitrosomonas sp.:
- a CDS encoding segregation/condensation protein A, with amino-acid sequence MSSHQANLLNQAATVDYCVKIDGKLLEAIPHDLYIPPEALAVYLDNFEGPLDLLLYLIRKHDFNILDIPMVELTRQYIAYIDAMHTDQFELAAEYLLMTALLIDIKSRSLLPQPAAIQDEEADPRAELVRRLLEYERIKLAAARLESLPVAGRDFMPAQVWIELRDKKILPVATLDELHLAWIGLLEKARVNRHHAIQYEAISVRACMSEILRRLQINNIIPFSELFDGIITVSKLIASFLALLELARESLITISQSESFGTIHVCSTQPDTTS; translated from the coding sequence TTGTCATCACATCAAGCCAATCTATTAAATCAAGCTGCTACTGTCGATTATTGTGTGAAAATCGATGGGAAACTGCTAGAGGCGATTCCTCACGACTTATACATCCCGCCAGAAGCGCTGGCAGTTTATCTTGACAATTTCGAGGGTCCACTTGATCTGCTGCTCTATCTGATACGTAAACATGATTTCAACATATTGGATATTCCCATGGTCGAGCTCACCCGGCAATACATTGCCTATATCGATGCCATGCATACTGACCAATTTGAACTCGCGGCAGAATACCTGTTAATGACAGCATTGCTGATTGATATCAAGTCACGTTCATTGTTGCCACAACCCGCTGCTATCCAGGACGAGGAAGCTGATCCTCGTGCAGAACTGGTGCGTCGGTTACTGGAGTATGAGCGTATCAAACTTGCCGCAGCACGCCTGGAGTCCCTCCCCGTAGCAGGCAGAGATTTCATGCCGGCGCAAGTATGGATTGAGTTACGGGATAAAAAAATACTTCCCGTTGCGACCCTTGATGAACTACATCTCGCCTGGATTGGTCTGCTTGAAAAAGCCAGAGTCAATCGTCACCATGCCATCCAGTATGAGGCAATATCCGTGCGTGCATGCATGAGTGAAATCCTGCGGCGATTACAAATAAACAACATCATCCCGTTTTCCGAATTATTTGATGGGATAATTACAGTCAGTAAACTGATCGCCAGTTTTCTTGCGCTACTGGAGCTGGCAAGAGAATCGCTAATTACTATTTCACAATCAGAAAGTTTTGGAACAATTCATGTGTGCTCTACCCAGCCCGACACAACCAGTTGA
- the scpB gene encoding SMC-Scp complex subunit ScpB, with translation MCALPSPTQPVDAIKILETALLTSQIPLSITQLRKLFDGKTDAHNLLNLLKLLAEKWQDSGLVLIEVASGWRFQTKPEMGIFLERLNPQNPPRYSRAVMETLAVITYLQPVTRGDIEAIRGVAVSSTVIKTLESRRWIESVGQREVPGRPLLYATTQYFLDDFNLQRLDQLPPLENMGQLDITTATTLFNAQNLHQEQIDNQV, from the coding sequence ATGTGTGCTCTACCCAGCCCGACACAACCAGTTGACGCCATCAAAATACTCGAAACAGCCTTGTTGACCAGTCAGATACCTTTGTCAATCACACAATTGAGAAAACTGTTTGACGGTAAAACAGATGCCCATAATCTGCTCAATTTACTAAAGTTATTGGCTGAAAAATGGCAGGATAGCGGGCTAGTATTGATTGAAGTGGCAAGTGGCTGGCGATTCCAAACCAAACCAGAAATGGGTATTTTCCTGGAACGACTCAATCCACAAAATCCCCCACGCTATTCGCGTGCCGTCATGGAAACTCTGGCTGTAATTACTTATTTACAACCAGTCACACGAGGAGATATCGAGGCAATTCGCGGTGTTGCCGTCTCAAGCACAGTTATAAAGACGCTGGAATCGAGACGATGGATAGAATCAGTTGGCCAGCGGGAAGTTCCTGGCAGACCGTTACTGTATGCAACTACCCAGTATTTTCTGGATGACTTCAATTTACAGCGCCTAGATCAATTACCTCCATTAGAAAACATGGGGCAATTAGACATTACGACAGCGACAACTCTGTTTAATGCACAAAATCTGCACCAGGAACAGATCGATAATCAAGTTTAA
- the icd gene encoding NADP-dependent isocitrate dehydrogenase: MYQKIIIPASGSKIQVNKDSSLLVPDNPIIPFIEGDGIGIDITPVMIKVVDAAVKQAYGSKRQISWMEIYAGEKAVRLYGQDTWLPDETLTAAKEFVVSIKGPLTTPVSGGIRSINVALRQLLDLYVCLRPIRYFQGVPSPVKHPEKVNMTIFRENSEDIYAGIEWEAQTKEAQQVIDFLTKNMGVKKIRFPDTSAIGIKPVSQEGSQRLVRKAIQYAIDQNCDSVTLVHKGNIMKFTEGGFKNWGYSVAQQEFGAQLLDGGPWMKLKHGNQEIIIKDVIADAFLQQILLRPEEYDVIATLNLNGDYISDALAAQVGGIGIAPGANLSDSIAIFEATHGTAPKYAGKDMVNPGSIILSAEMMLRHLGWHEAADNIIQSMEKTISDKVMTYDLARLTPDAKQVSCSQFGAAMIQRMEIL; the protein is encoded by the coding sequence ATGTATCAAAAAATCATAATTCCAGCCTCGGGCAGCAAAATTCAGGTTAACAAGGATTCATCCCTGCTCGTACCCGACAATCCGATCATTCCGTTTATTGAAGGGGATGGAATCGGTATCGATATTACACCAGTCATGATCAAAGTGGTTGATGCTGCAGTCAAGCAGGCCTATGGCAGCAAACGCCAGATTTCATGGATGGAAATTTATGCGGGTGAGAAGGCAGTCCGATTGTACGGCCAGGATACGTGGCTACCTGATGAGACTCTAACCGCAGCAAAGGAATTTGTGGTCTCGATCAAGGGTCCGCTAACCACACCAGTCAGTGGTGGGATCCGCTCAATCAACGTGGCGCTTCGGCAGTTATTGGATCTTTATGTTTGCCTGCGGCCAATACGCTATTTTCAAGGTGTCCCCAGTCCGGTTAAGCATCCAGAAAAAGTCAATATGACCATTTTCCGAGAAAATTCGGAAGATATTTATGCTGGTATTGAATGGGAAGCACAAACTAAAGAAGCACAACAAGTGATAGATTTTTTGACAAAAAACATGGGAGTCAAAAAAATTCGCTTCCCGGATACCTCAGCAATCGGAATCAAACCAGTATCTCAGGAAGGTAGTCAGCGACTCGTCAGAAAAGCCATACAATATGCAATTGACCAGAATTGTGACTCAGTAACACTTGTGCACAAAGGCAACATAATGAAATTTACTGAAGGTGGTTTCAAAAACTGGGGCTATTCCGTTGCACAACAAGAATTTGGCGCACAGCTACTTGATGGGGGCCCGTGGATGAAGCTTAAGCACGGCAACCAGGAAATCATCATTAAGGATGTTATTGCAGATGCCTTCCTGCAACAAATTCTGTTACGTCCAGAAGAATACGATGTAATTGCTACGCTGAATCTGAATGGGGATTATATTTCAGATGCCCTGGCTGCGCAGGTTGGCGGTATTGGTATCGCGCCAGGCGCCAATTTAAGTGACAGTATTGCTATTTTTGAAGCCACGCACGGTACCGCACCTAAATACGCAGGGAAAGATATGGTAAACCCGGGATCGATTATTCTATCCGCCGAAATGATGCTGCGACATCTTGGCTGGCATGAAGCAGCAGATAATATTATTCAATCGATGGAAAAGACTATTTCAGATAAAGTTATGACTTACGATCTGGCCAGGCTAACGCCAGATGCTAAACAGGTCAGCTGCTCACAATTTGGTGCAGCAATGATACAAAGAATGGAAATACTTTAA
- a CDS encoding cold-shock protein encodes MATGTVKWFNDSKGFGFITPDDGSEDLFAHFSAINMTGFKTLKEGQKVSFEVTQGPKGKQASNIQAP; translated from the coding sequence ATGGCAACAGGAACAGTAAAATGGTTTAATGATTCAAAGGGTTTTGGTTTTATAACACCGGATGATGGCAGTGAGGATTTGTTTGCACATTTCTCTGCGATCAATATGACTGGTTTCAAGACACTCAAGGAAGGGCAGAAAGTAAGTTTTGAAGTGACTCAAGGGCCAAAAGGTAAGCAAGCGTCTAACATTCAAGCTCCTTGA
- the rpmE gene encoding 50S ribosomal protein L31, which produces MKTGIHPEYNEITVTCSCGESFVTKSTLNKPLHIEVCSSCHPFYTGKQKIVDTAGRVEKFNQKYGNRFQKQS; this is translated from the coding sequence ATGAAAACAGGGATTCATCCGGAATACAATGAAATAACGGTGACTTGTAGCTGTGGGGAGTCGTTTGTCACCAAATCGACACTCAACAAACCATTACACATCGAAGTATGTTCGTCCTGTCATCCCTTTTATACCGGCAAGCAAAAAATTGTCGATACAGCAGGTCGGGTTGAGAAATTCAACCAGAAATATGGTAATCGCTTTCAGAAACAATCATAA
- a CDS encoding dicarboxylate/amino acid:cation symporter codes for MKFTTRLLIWMIIGFITGSLINIFFSQLDLVQKYLVEGLFHIAGTIFINLLKLLVVPIVTFSLISGICAVGDIRKLGRVGLKACLLFILTTILAITLALSLSLILEPGKGFNLATSGAVELNIQPPPSLTTTLINIVPTNPVAAFAQGEMLQIIFFVILFATGLTVLGERARSVVTLFDQLNNVMMQVVKLVMHVAPYGVFALMAKTFSTHGPELILPMLGYFGSVAAILILHTVGTLMVLLKLLGRLNPMQFMRKIRSLQIFAFSTASSNATLPVTLNTAEKHIGIDNSIASFIIPLGATINMDGTAIMQGVATVFVANVYGIELGLSSYLMIILMTVLASIGTAGVPGVGLVMLAMVFQQVGLPLEGIALIMGIDRLLDMLRTVVNVTGDTVVATIVARSENEFSMATFQNDNQKSHSDTLI; via the coding sequence ATGAAATTCACAACCAGATTATTGATCTGGATGATTATCGGATTTATTACGGGTAGTCTGATTAATATCTTTTTTAGTCAGCTCGATTTGGTTCAAAAATATCTGGTAGAAGGCTTATTCCATATTGCTGGCACCATCTTCATCAACCTTCTTAAGCTACTGGTCGTGCCAATAGTAACTTTTTCGCTGATCAGCGGTATTTGCGCAGTTGGTGACATCCGTAAGCTTGGACGTGTCGGCCTCAAAGCTTGCCTGCTTTTTATTCTAACAACGATCCTTGCTATTACGCTGGCACTAAGCCTCTCACTGATACTGGAACCTGGAAAAGGATTTAATCTGGCCACATCCGGCGCGGTCGAGCTTAACATCCAGCCTCCTCCATCACTAACAACAACCCTGATCAATATAGTACCAACCAACCCGGTAGCTGCATTTGCTCAGGGCGAAATGCTGCAGATTATTTTCTTCGTCATTCTGTTTGCAACTGGTTTAACAGTACTCGGTGAGCGCGCCCGTTCCGTTGTTACGCTATTTGATCAGCTAAATAATGTCATGATGCAGGTAGTCAAATTGGTAATGCATGTTGCACCCTATGGGGTATTTGCGCTGATGGCAAAAACTTTCTCAACACACGGTCCCGAATTGATTCTACCCATGTTGGGATATTTTGGTAGTGTGGCAGCGATACTTATCCTGCATACAGTCGGCACCCTCATGGTATTGCTAAAATTGCTCGGACGGCTCAATCCAATGCAATTCATGCGTAAAATTAGAAGCCTACAGATATTTGCCTTCAGTACTGCCAGCTCCAACGCCACCCTGCCAGTCACACTCAATACCGCAGAAAAACATATCGGTATCGATAACTCTATTGCTTCATTTATCATTCCACTTGGTGCCACTATTAACATGGATGGGACTGCTATCATGCAAGGCGTGGCTACGGTATTTGTCGCCAACGTGTACGGGATAGAATTGGGATTAAGTAGTTATCTGATGATTATTCTTATGACTGTTCTCGCTTCAATTGGTACTGCAGGCGTTCCTGGCGTTGGACTGGTAATGCTCGCGATGGTGTTTCAACAGGTCGGATTACCCTTGGAAGGTATTGCATTGATCATGGGCATTGATCGTTTGCTGGACATGCTTAGAACCGTAGTCAACGTCACTGGTGACACCGTTGTTGCCACTATTGTCGCACGTAGCGAAAATGAATTTTCTATGGCGACTTTTCAGAACGATAATCAGAAATCCCATTCCGATACACTTATCTAA